In Prunus dulcis chromosome 2, ALMONDv2, whole genome shotgun sequence, a single genomic region encodes these proteins:
- the LOC117620037 gene encoding cucumber peeling cupredoxin-like yields MVVVLVVPSYGCSQNGSGGLRYSVGDTFWAIPPIVGYYSNWSSNHFFKIGDSLVFDFEAGRFNVLQVTKKEYDSCTAYKPLKVFNSGPVNIPLREKGVFYYMCNISNYCSLGQKISIAVNECPCATPSPSPPSPPRASPPPVPPSSSPHIPALPPSPDNSQPPYVQVTSPAPSTVDNGSPQGPSNSAALTHKGVLLGWLSQLVLLLVFVLV; encoded by the exons ATGGTGGTTGTTTTGGTTGTTCCATCCTATGGTTGCTCGCAGAACGGCAGCGGGGGCTTGAGATACTCAGTCGGAGACACATTCTGGGCCATACCTCCAATTGTTGGTTACTACTCCAACTGGTCTTCTAACCATTTCTTCAAGATCGGCGACTCTCTCG TTTTTGACTTCGAAGCGGGGCGTTTCAATGTGCTGCAAGTGACAAAGAAAGAGTATGATAGCTGCACAGCTTACAAGCCCTTGAAGGTCTTCAACAGTGGTCCAGTGAATATTCCATTGCGAGAAAAGGGCGTGTTCTACTACATGTGCAACATCTCAAACTACTGTAGTCTTGGGCAAAAGATTTCCATTGCAGTTAATGAGTGCCCCTGCGCCACACCAAGTCCATCACCGCCTTCCCCTCCTCGTGCTTCTCCACCTCCTGTTCCGCCATCTTCATCGCCACATATACCGGCTCTGCCGCCATCTCCAGATAACTCCCAGCCTCCTTATGTGCAAGTTACAAGTCCAGCTCCCTCCACAGTTGATAATGGTTCCCCTCAGGGTCCTTCAAACTCTGCAGCATTGACACACAAAGGGGTGCTTCTTGGCTGGCTTTCCCAATTGGTGTtacttcttgtttttgtgttgGTCTAG